AGATTGGAGCTCGGATCACCCGGCTGGACCATGCTCAGAGTCGGCTTGACGAGCAAGAGACCCAGCTGACCGCACTGCTGTCCGACCTCGAGGATGTAGACGTGGCCCAGAAGGTCATCGACCTGCAGGGTCACCAGATGTCCTATCGCGCAGCTCTGGCCGTGGGTTCGGTGCTGATCGGAGAAAGCCTACTGGACTATCTGGGTTGAGACGGATGACGGAAGTGCAAGGCGAAACAGACAGCCAGGAGTGCTGGCGCGAGCTGGAGACCCTCCACTGGGGACGTCTCCGCTACCGGGAAGAGGACGTGCTTTACTTTCCTCGTGGGCTGCTGGGCTTTGAAGCTTGCCGGCGGTGGGCCATTTTCACCTCCGAGGAACACCAACCCTTCCTCTGGATGGTGAGCATTGACGACCCCCAGATCGCCTTCGTGATTCTGGATCCGCTCCTGGTGGTCCCGGACTATCGTCCGGCTTTCTGCCAGCGGGATCTGGAAGACCTGGAGGCTGAATCTCTGGAGGACCTGCGCATTTTCAGCATCGTGACTCTTGGTAAGACGGTGGAGACGACGACTATCAACCTCAGCGGGCCCCTGGTGATCAACATCCGGAAGAAGCTGGGTAAGCAGGTA
This genomic stretch from candidate division KSB1 bacterium harbors:
- the fliW gene encoding flagellar assembly protein FliW; the protein is MTEVQGETDSQECWRELETLHWGRLRYREEDVLYFPRGLLGFEACRRWAIFTSEEHQPFLWMVSIDDPQIAFVILDPLLVVPDYRPAFCQRDLEDLEAESLEDLRIFSIVTLGKTVETTTINLSGPLVINIRKKLGKQVALLSNKYTTKHPLIAKSE